Part of the Indicator indicator isolate 239-I01 chromosome Z unlocalized genomic scaffold, UM_Iind_1.1 iindZ_random_scaffold_45, whole genome shotgun sequence genome, GTgagtggctgcctcctgcttgcGGTTCAGTTTCCATAAGGCTTGCACCAGgtaggtggcagcagctgggtcaCCTGCAAGACACAAAGGAGGATTCAGCCGTTAGCCCAGGAGAAGCAGGTTCCCAGCACTTCTGTGAGTTGTAGGGCATTGCAAAACTCAGAAGCCAGACAAGGAAGGTGAGCAAGGAGAGATGAAGGGAGGAAGATGTCCCAGCTACTTCACAGGGTCTAATTaaccctggggctggcagccaaGGCAGATGGCATCAGCCCTGGAGCACAGGCAGCTATGCCTCTGTCTGAATGTGGGTTTTGTTCTCCTTGCAGGCAGGTCTGCATCCCAAAAGGGAGAGAGCTGCAGTCAGGCCTTGAACTAGCAGGTTTGACAAAACTCTTGGCAAaactcacagccctgcagcacatcAGCATGGCTGGAGCACTGAACAGGGGAAATAACCcctgagagcagctcagctgcgcTTGGGATATGTATGCCTCCCTGTCCCTTTACCATGGCAGCATCCATACCTAGCCACTGAACTACCAGGCATGAACATGCTTTCAAGGATGAAACAAGACTCCAGCTCCTCTGTTGTGGCAAAGCAGACCCTGTCTGTAAGAGTGCTGGCTTTACCAGGCTGGGGTTTgggcaggaagaggaaaaattttCAGGCTCTCTCAGAGCACAGGTTGTGAGCAGGGTTCTGATATCCTCttcttgctctgcttctccaaGGAATCATCTCAGGTATTTGACTTTGCTAGTAACTCTACTGTAATTCTTGAAATCTTAAGTGTGGTCTGAAGTATAAGACCTAAAGGAGAGTTTTTATATTAATCTGTTTTGTATTAACATGTTTAGAATAATTGTACATTTACCTATTGTAAATCAATGTATGGAAGCCAGAATAATAGGAACTAAATGAATGTATGGAAACCAGGAAGTTTGAGGGACAGGATGCCCATATATCATGATGTGCTTCTAATTTGTGAAttgaaagaatcatagaattatagaatcatagaacgttagaggttggaagggacctccagagatcatcaagtccaaacccctgccaaagcaggatcacctagggtcgtccacacaggaatgcttccaggcaaGGATCTTGGACTTTGTATTTAGAAGCTCGAGGCCTGCTTACCCTGCAGGAAGAAAGCTGTCAAACAACAATGTAATGTTTAGATGAAGGTAAATCTGTGGAATGCTTATCTAAAACAATGTATAGACAAAGGGAATCAGGCCAGGGATAGACCAACTTGTTCCTGCAGATGTgagcagaacaggaaaaaacaaccaaaagagCATACATGGAGATGAAAAATGCAACTAAGAGGAAGACCCTCCCAAGCCCACTACCAGGAGACACTGTGTGTGGATGGGAGGAGCTGAATGTAAATGAGTAGGAAATAGCATGAGTATGTAGTAGCTAACTGTATATTAACTCTGCAAAACTTGTGTTCAGACACACACATTTGGAGGGGGAAACCTCCCGTGTGTCCAGTGCTTTGTCTAGCACTGGACCTGAATTATTAAAGAATACCTACTGAACAGTCTtagttgttgatttttttctatttctgccAATGACAGAAAAGCTGCCCAGGACAAATTTGTGGAAATCCCTTCTGTTACTCACCAAAATGAGACTCTTACCTGGAGAGATCTGCAAACTATGCTGGAAATCCAACAAGGCTTCCTTGTGCTTCCCCAGCTCCAGGAATTGCACACCTCGCCCGATGAGAGCGAACAACCTGatctcctggagcacctccactTCTGGCAGGAGATTCTCTggcagacagacacacacacctGGAAGCAGCATCCTCCAGGCATTCCCTCCCTCGTCCCATCAGACTGAGCTACATTAGCAGGCAGCTAACAGGCAGCTCCAGTACCCACCACTGCCAAGCACTGCCATGCACAAGTCCCAGCTGTGCAGTGTCCTACCTGTTGGTTCAATGCCAGACCCAGAAAGCCGGACTTGCAAGAGATCACCAAGGCCCCTGCAGGCAGAAGGACAGAGGAGCTCTGGTGCCACTTCTGGGCTGGGAAGCCAGCTGGAAGTTGTCAGCCTctgccagccactgctgcctgctgaggagGATGCCCCTTCTCCCAGTAAGGCTTTGTCACCTGCTGAATTGTGTTATGGCCTCCTTGTTCTCGCCCAGATTGGCccatgcccagccctgctgcaggaatccagcagctctccaggcaAGACAGCGCAAACTCTCCTTCTTTTGGGACAGTCCTGCCTCTGGTGATGGGCACTCAGTCTGCTCCATCATGTCCTCCAGTCGAAGCATCCTTGGGATCAGGTCAGCTGTCCGGCTGATAACCTCCTCGCACATTGTTATGACGTCCTGGTgcctcccagcctgctccaaggcagaTGCTGCTTCCAGGAATACCTCAGGAATCCTGGGCAAACCCGAGCTACCAGCTAGGGGCACCTGGGGAGCAAAACCAATGGCAGTACTCAGTCACAGAACTGCAGAGCACTCTGTGCTTACTGGGAACCTGGAACTTAGGCCCACTCCCAGACACAGGAGCCTGCTGGAGGCTGCAGAAGCCATGAAGCACTGCTAGCTCAGCAGAGTCAAGGTGGCAAAGCCCTACTCCAAAACCAGGCTgacagctgctccccacagggaaagggaagcagttTGTCCAAAGAGCAGAGGCAAGTGGTCTCTAGTGTAAACCCAACAGCAGACATGCCACATGGCAGAGATTCCAGTTTCCACTTCATTTCCTTCACATCTCAAACTTGACACTGAATTCTGGAGTTCAGGGGTGATGTCTGGGCCCAGGCCTTGGAATGAGGACCCAAACCGCATCTACCAAGTCACCAAGGGAGTGCTTGCACTACAACacccacctgctgctgcagtccctcCTGAAGCAGGGCCAGAAGATCCAGGTAATGTTCCACTGCATCAGTCACCCTGCAGCAAGGACAGGACATGtgctggaaggagcagagggacTCCAAGAAGTGCCGGCAGCCAAGTGGAACTTGGATCACCAGCCGACAGGCTCTCCCTCTACCACACTCATTCTGGTTGCCATATTCGTGCTTTGAGCAGACCTACAACAGCAGGACTGACTGGATAGTTACCAGGAGCACAAAAGAAACTGCAGAGCCCAAACAAGCAGCACATTGCAAGCAGACCAGTGGGGCTGTTACCTCCCATCCTGCAGACACCGCTGTGCCAGCAGGTATTTCACTTCAGAGGGGTAGTGATGGCAAAGCAGAGAAGCTAGAACTGGTGTGTGGACAAGAAGCTCCATTTGGATTAGGGAACACTGACTagaggaagcagctgctggagtttTTTTTACCAAAGCCTGTGaaaacaggaacagaaaataTGGTGAACACAGTGATGGTCAAGCCCCAAGCAGCTGCAGTCTCTTGCCACTTCTGGCATTTGGGGATACATGCAGATGGGCAGAAATGCTGCACTTCATAAGCACAGCAATACTGTTCTCACTTGCTACAGCCCAGCTGCTTCCAGGAAAAGCAACCAGGATCACACAAGGATAGGCAGACTTCTGATCTCCCAACAGCATCAGAAGATTTGCAAGATCACCCAGATTACCTCAGGTTTGTAGTTCAAGGTGCTCTGAGGTGTCTGGAACACTATCTCCCATTGCAGCCACAGACCTAGTTAGACTGGATCTCATTTGTAACAAGAGAGAGCCCTCCCCATTGCTGTGCTTGTACCTTACAGATTTCAAAGAGTTAGCTCAGTGTCTACTGTTGTGACCTGCTCCTCCCAGACAGACCAAGGTTGCTACTGCTTGTGTGCACTCACTCACAGCTCCAGTCTGCCTCCTCTCCCAGGTCACTAAGAATATGAACTGGGACCCAGAGGTCTTGCCACATCCAactgccagctgctgagcaggcaTTTCAGATCTCACTGAGCTTCTCCTtgctcactgctgcaggcagtggctgaGTCACTGTAATCTTTGGGAGTCCCTCCAGAGTCAAACAGCCTTCCACAGGGCAGGAGCCTGCTTGAAGGTCTGGGCAGGTTCTGCTGGGCAAAAATCAACTCAGAACTATGGGAAACAGACAAACCTCATAGAGCAGAGCCAGGGCCTGCAGCTCCACATCAGTCTCCCCCAGCTCATGGTACACCGCTGCTGCATGGAACAGGGCAGGAAGGCACTGGAAGTCTACCTGGAGGGCCCGTTTCAGGTGCTGAAGGGCTGTCTGAGGCTTGCCCTAGTTAGATGGAAAGAGGTCCATATTGCAAGGACATCTTGCTGATATCTTTACTGTTCAGTGGAATCCAGATCCATGCTCTGCTTCCCCAGCAATCCCCAATAAGGAAGGGCAGCACTTTAGCCCAAggcaaccctctctgcagtgacCCTCAGCCAAAATCCCTGGACAGATTTTGCAGCTGTCCAAGGAGTCTGGGGCACAAGGGCAACTTCTGCTCAAGACCTCACCTTCCTGCAACAGCCTAGGACCACACAAAGACAGTGTGAATGTCAGTCCAAGCCTCcccaccctgctctagtttgcaTTTCTCCTCCCTGACCCAGCCATTACCATTCGCTGAGCGCAGCAGCCAAGGCAGGTGTAAATCTGGGCCAGGACCTTCTTGGTGCAaaatccttctgcagcctcctgaaggagggagagggcagTGGAGAAGTTCCCAgcatccagctcctgcaggcctGGGAGAGATCCAGCATCTCAGCTCTGTGGCTCCCCTTTACTCCCTACCTGGTGTCCAAGCACACATCCCTCTTCTTCCCAGTGCCATAGGGACCTGCCTGATGCCCTCCACACCCAGCAATACACAGCAGGACGGCATCAAGGTTCTAGCTTTGGTTTGATGGTGTTTCGAAAGAACAAGCCACACAATGGAAACATCTAGCAGAAATAATAACAGCTTCCAAGCCCAAAGATGGAGACATCCGCCTTGGCCCAGAACAAGAGCACAGGTAGGTGCTGGGCAGGACCACCTGTGCATTCCTCCATAGTGACAGCAGTATGTATGGGTAAGCAAACGCAGAATGACAGACTTTTTTCAGCACATGTGGGACatctgccatcacagaaacgtggtgggatgattctcacaattggagtactgcactggggggttgtaaactctttaggagagacaggcaagggagaagaggaggaggggtggccctgtatattagggaatcctttgatgcctcagaacttgaggttgcagatgaaaggattgaatgcttatgggttaaaatcagagggaggctgcacaaaactgacatcctggttggagtctgttatagaccacccaaccaggacgaggaggccgatgagatattctataagcagctggaagctgtctcaagatcatcagaccttgtccttgtgggggattttaacctaccagacatctgctgggaacttaattcagcagagaggagacagtccagaaggttcctagagtgcatggatgacaacttcctgatgcagctcttaggtgaacataccaggggtaaggctctgcttgatctgctgttctcaaatagagaagggctggtgggagatgtgatggttggaggctgtctggggtgcagtgaccatgagatagtggagttttcaatatgcagggaaatagggaggagcagtaacagaaccctcactttggactttcggagggcaaacttcaggttgttcaggcaacttattcagaaagttccctgggtaacagcccttaagaagaaagggatCCAGGATGgatggacctacttcaaacaggagctcttaaaggcacaggaactggcagttcccacatgccgtaagacgagccggcggggaagacgaccggcctggatgagcaagcagctcctgaaggatttaagggaaaaaaagagggtttggaaagggggggaggcaactagtgatatgtttaaggatgttgctagatcatgtagaagaaaaattagagaggcaaaagcacagttagaaattaaactggccgcttccatgaaggacaacaaaaagcatttttataaatatattaatgctaaaaagaggggcaagaggagcctccactctttattggacgtggagggtaacattgtaactaaggatgaggagaaggctgagattctaaataccttctttgcctccattttcaacagtaaggcaggaggacttcaggataactggcctcctgagctggttgatggggtcaaggagcagtgttgtactcctgaaatccatgtggaattaattcgagacttgttgagtcacttggatattcacaagtccatgggacctgatgggattcatcctaggctgctgaaagagctggcagatgagctggccaagcctctctccatcattttccaccagtcctggctcaccggagaggtcccagaagactggaaactggccaatgtgacacccatccacaagaagggacggacagaagaacctgggaactgcaggcctgtcagcctgacctcagtgccagggaaaatcatggagcagattgtcttgggggcaatcactgcatacctgaaggatggccaaggaatcaggcccagccaacatggatttaggaagggcaggtcctgcctcaccaacctgatctccttctatgatcaggtgacctgcctggtggacgtaggaaaggctgtggatgtagtctacctggacttcagcaaggcctttgacactgtcccccacagcaaactcctggccaagctgtcagcctgtggcttggacagcagcactctgcgctgggttaggaactggctggagggccaagcccagagagtggtggtgaatggtgccacatccagctggcagcctgtcactagtggtgtcccccagggatcagtgttgggccccatcctgttcaatatctttattgatgatctggttgaggggattgagtccatcatcagtaaatttgcagatgacaccaagctgggagcaggtgttgatctgttagagggtagaagggctctgcagagggaccttgacaggctggacagatgggcagagtccaacaggatggcattcaacaaatccaagtgccaggtgctgcacttcggccacaacaaccccatgcagagctacaggctggggtcagagtggctggagagcagccaggcagaaagggacctgggggtactggttgacagccgcctgaacatgagccagcagtgtgcccaggtggccaagagagccaatggcatcctggcctgcatcaggaatagtgtggccagcaggagcagggaggtaattgtacccctgtacacagcactggttaggccacaccttgagtactgtgtccagttctgggcccctcagtttaggaaagatgttgaattgctggagcatgtccagagaaggacaacgaggctggtgagaggccttgagcacaagccctatgaggagaggctgagggagctgggactgtttagcatATTGATCACAAAtggcattttctcttttttttccaatcctTATTTCAGGCTTCCCTTTTGAAACCACTCTGTCATGCCTACATCCCATTCACATCCGCCACATCCCCACTGGAAGTGTTATCACCACCCTAAAAGTTTTTGAGAGATCTGTGGACAGGAgctcctgcccttcctccttGCATGAATGTCCTGCATCAGCCTGAGCACAACGAGGCATTGCTGgctgtccccagagctgctggagttaGCAAGACATCAAAAGAAAACCACTAGTCAGAATGCAGCAGTCAGATGAGATCAATCACCTGCTGTGGCACCAGGCTACAAAGATGCACACCAGCTTTGCatggctcctgcagcactgaaatCCGACAGGAACAATGCACTTGCAACAAGGCAGGTGCCAGAagatcaaagaaacaaaaatcctcCTAAGTAACCTGCCAGCTTTTTACAAGGTCACTGAAGGACCCAGACACCTACCTATAGCCACAGACAGGCAGAGGAACCCTGTGACAATGCAGAGGAAGATATAGCTGAGtaaaaatgcagagaaactCTTTGGATAGCAAATGGCAAAACTGAGCCCTAGAGGTTCAGCCCAGGCCCTCTTCCAAAGGAACAGCCCTGGAAACCCCAAGGGCTGTTCTTTTGGGGAAGAGAAACAAGGATGAGAGCAGACAGCTGGGGTCCAGAGACAGGGGAGCAGTGGGAAGGTGTGCTGGCATGAGCATGCCCTCCACACAAACCTTGCAGGaatgctgctgtggtgcagagCATCTCTTTCAAGTCCTCAGTTCTCTGTATAAGGGGCAGGGAGGTCTCCTCAGCAGGTAGTTGCCATGCcttgagcagggagaggagttCATTCTCCCCCTCGCTGCAGTGAGCTCTTCCCAGGTCCTGCAAATCCACAGAGGAGACAAGGCAAGGGAAGCAGGAAACACTGATTACAAGGTAGAGAGAAAGACAGGTCTCATCAAAACCTTCAACAGTGCTCTGTATGCTGGCACCAATGTCCTACCACCTCCTCACTTCAATGCTGACAGTCTCGCTGTAGTGACACCTGCCTGGCCCAGGGTAGCACCTCCCCACCAGGGTGCATCTCGAGGGGATTGAATCAAGGAAGATCTGAGCGCTGTTGGAGGGCATCTGAAACGGTGGGActcctcagcagcctcacaatcAACAGGGAAGCTTCCTCTACAGCACACTGCTTGCAGCTTGCTTCCTACAGAAGCTGCAAGACTACATGCTGCCCTGCTTCCAGCCTGCCCAAATCTCCTGATTAGTGCCTTGAGGTCCATGGCCCTAACAGGCAGGAGATATTCTGGGGCTCATTAACACACTCAGGGTCATTAGGCTGTGCTGGGATGTCAGGGAAAGGGTTACTGGGATGACCAGGCAGCACTGATGGTCCCCAAATGCCACACCAACATTTTGCAGAGTGGGGTTTATGACAAACAGTATTTAtaccagctctgcctcctttAGCAAACCTGCAGGTATTGATAACTACGTGGATGCTCCAGTGCAAGTAACCAGGAGCTGCACGGCACCCACCCATGCCCGGTTACCTCAGCATGGCTCAGGAGCCGGATGAGGAGGGTGGTGCTACTCAGGCGGCTGGCTGACATCCACCGTGCTGCTTGCAAGGCCCCTAGTCGATGCAGAGGTGCTTGCAGCTCCTCCACAGTTacctcctgcagcaccttctgCCACAGCTCCTCAGTGCTAAGACCCTGCCCGCAGTTCCCACAAGCCTCCagaactgaaaataaacaaaaaaaatgcagccATGAGACAATAGGTTGCTGCCACATAACAGATACAGTcccaagagggaaagaaagccTCAAGCAAGCACAAGCTCCTTGTAGCAAGGGAGGGAATGGGGTTAGAGGGAGGGATTGGGGTTATAGGGTCGGCCTGGCCTCAGCAGCATGGAAACCAAGCTCTCAGAAAAGTTAACAGTGACACTCTTAGGAGGCAATACATGGTTGTTGGTCCATGGTacaactccagctctgcccagttTTCTGAGGTTACTTGCCTCCTGGCAGACATGTGCCAACACTGCAGATCTCTATCTGGCCTGGAGCCCGTTTTACTGAGTTTAAACTGCAGCCAGTGCACCATAATTACAGAAAACGCTCATTTTTCTACTGTCATTAAAGTTTTCTAGATACTTGGCACCTTATGCCTTGAGAAGTCTCACTTCCATTAAAGCCTCTGGCCCGTCCCTGTAGACTGCAACAGGCAGATGCAGATTGCCATGCTACCTTCTGCCCTTCCTAGCAGAGGTAGGTTTCCTTGCTCAcagccctcccccagctccagtcCCTGCACATCTCCAAAGCCCAGAGAATgctctcctcatgctgaggacCTCCCATACAGAGAATGATCTCCTTACCCCTGAGGAGCCCCTGGCGtattccttctgcttctccttcgACAGCAGAATCAGATGCTCCCACAGTAAAAAGCAGGAAGTTGTAGAGTATGGTAAGCTCCAGaggcagggtggggagagcaggTGGCAGCCCTGtcaacccaacaaaaacatgAAATTGCTAGGAAAAAATCAACAACCATCTACAGTAAGGTGTCATGATCCAGCTTTGTGACAGCAGAAGTGCCaagtattttgttgttgttgtgagaTTTAACAGCTTGGAAATTACAGTACCTAGAGAGACAGCAGGTGTCACTCCTGTAGCTGCCAACACTACTTTAGACATCCATTCCATAGTTATCCAGGTGCGGCAGTCCTCCAGGACCAAGACTTTTCAGCTCTCCCCAAAAGCATCAATAGCCTACCTTCTTCAATGCACATCCACCCTTCTGCACAGATTTCTCATGCTGGtatctctcttcccttccctcacaTCAGGCTTCCTCTAAACCACAGTCATGGCAGAAAGCCTCTTTCCCATCTTCCCATGACAAAGTTTGCCTCACTTTTTACAGAAACCCCAAAGCTTTGCCCACATCCCCCAGCAAGATTTGGCAGAGGTTAGGGCTGGGCCTTAATCCCATTGCAGGCCCAATTCAGATTAGGCCAGCAAGAAACATGTCATCCCATGTCATCCCAGtaagatgcatcccagagttctGAAGAAACTGGCTGATGTCATTGCCAGGCCACTCTCCATAATATTTGCAggcaggtgaagtccctggagactggaagaggggaaacaTTGCACCCCTCTataaaaagggtaaaaaagagGACACTGGAAACGACCAActtgtcagcctcacctctgtgcctgggaagaacatggaacagatcctcctggagctATACCGAAACACATGGAGGATACAGGAGTTGATTGAAGACAGACAGATGGCTTCATCGAGgacaagtcctgcctgaccagcctATTGGCTCTTTATGATGGtgtaactacatcagtggaGAAAGGAAGACCAACAGATGCCATCTGTCTCGACTTCTATTAAAAACCCTTGACATAGTCTCTcaaaacatccttctctctaaaacTGGAGAGATaaggatttgatgggtggactgtacAGTAAACGAGCAGTTGGTTGGATGATTGCATGCAAAGggtcaacagctcaatgtccagacagagacaggtgacaagtggagtcACTCAgaggtccatactgggaccagtgctgttcaatatcttcataaTGACACAGACAGTgagactgagtgcaccctcagcaagtctgcagatgaaaccaagctgagtggtgtggtagATTACTCTGAAGGGTGGAAtgctatccagagggacctggaaaggctggagaggtgggctgaagAGAATCTCATGTGGTTCAATAAGACAAAGTGCacggtcctgcacctaggtcagggcaaccctAGGTatcaatgcaggctgggggatgatgaaactgagagcagctctccagaaaaaaggacttgggagggctggtggatgagaagctggacatgagcaaagAACGTGTccttacagcccagaaggcaaatcacatcctgggctgggTCACAAGCAGCATGCCCatagatggagagaggtgatcctgccatttcactctgctctggtgagacctcacctggagtactgcatccacctctggagccctcaatacaggaaggacagggacctgacagagcaggtccagaggagggccacagagatgatcagaaggctgaagctggggtttttcagcctggagaaggattcagccttccagtacctgaagggaacttacaggaagactgcagagggactgtttacaaagggataggacaaggggcaatggttttaaattgaagaagggtggatttagattggatgttaggaacaagttctttaccatgagggtggtggaacactggaacagtgttcccagggaggtagctgaggccccatccctggagatattcaaggtcaggttcaacaaggctctgagcaacctgatctagtggaagatgtccctgttcactgcaggggggttggaatagatgatttttggaggtcttttccaacctgaaccattctgtgattcacaagTTTGTTTCCAGCACTGGGATACTGGAGCTGGGAGCTCAGTAAATATCAGTGCCCAAGAACCAGCAATTCCACACCCCTGTGTTTTGGGTCTCAGACAAGAGTGGGAGCAAGACTTATAACAGACTTGAAGAGGGATGGGGTTGCAGCTGGGTTTACACCAGTGGGGCAGTGTTCTAGTATTAATGAAGACCAGAAGGCCTCCCACCCCACCAGGGCAGAATTGGCATGCTCTGCTCACTCCCTGCAACGCTTGTGCACCAACGCACGCAGCAGGGGgaacaaacaggaggagttaGAAATCCATGTGTGGCCAAGGGGTTATGAGCTGGTGGCagttacagagacatggtgggacagctcacatgactggaatgtggtcacGGATGGCTGTGTTCTTTTTGGGAAAGACAGGTCAATAAAGTGAGGTAGTGGAGTTGCTCTTTACATGAGAGATCAACAGGAATGTATTGAGATGAGGTGTGAGTTGAGAGTTTGTGGGTGCAAATTAAGGGGCAGGCCAGCATGAATGAcactgttgtgggtgtttattacagaccacctgatcaggatgaggaagctgatgaggccttctacaagcagctgacagcagcctcacaatcaTAGGCCCTGGTTCTTATGAGTGATTTTAACTACCCAGATAAATGCAGGAAGGCCtactcagccagccagccacagtcCAGGAAGTTCCTCCAGTGCTTTGATGACaacttcttgatgcaaatggtggatGAGCCAACTAGgaggggagtgctgctggatctTATACTCACTAACAAGGAGGGGTCTGGTTGAAGCAGTGAAGGTTGAGGGCCGCCTTGGCTGTAGTGatcatgagatggtggagttcaggatcttgtgtggTAGGAACAGAATATCAAGCAGGATCACAACTCTGGACTTCATCAGGGTCCACTTCAGCCTTTCCAAGCAATTGCTAAGGGAACTCTCATGGGACAGGGAAATAGAAAGTAAAAGGGCCCAAGATAGTTGAATAACATTCAAGGaccacttcttccaagctcaggATCAGAGCATCCAACAGGTAGGAAATCAAGAAAGGGAGACAGAAGACCCACATGGTTAAACAGGGAACTCCTGGgcaaactcaagtggaagaagagtctacagatcatggaaggagggcCTGGCCACTTGGGAAGAATATaagactgttgtcagaggatgtagggaggcaaCTAAGAAAGCTAAGACCTCCTTGAAATTTAACCTTGCAAGAGAGGTCAAGGAcagcagaaagggcttcttTAAATATACTGCAGACAAAAATAATGCTGGAGGGAatgtaggcccactgctgaGTGAGGTGAGTGCcctggtgacagaggacacaAAGAAGATGGAGTTACTAAATGCCTTTTTTATCTCTGTCcatactgctggagactgtcctcaggagtCCCAGACCCCTGAGGCCCCAGAGGAAGACAGGATAAGGGAGGAGTTTGTCTTGGTTGATAAGGGCTTGTTTAGGGATCAGTTAAGCAACCTgaacatccataaatccatgggtcctgatggaatacacccatgggtgctgagggagctggcagaagtcattgctaggccactctccatcatctttggtaagtcttggagaacaggagaggtgcctgacaactggaggaaggcaaatgtcactccagtcttcaaaaaggctaaggaggacccaggtaactacagaCTGGTCAGT contains:
- the FANCG gene encoding Fanconi anemia group G protein, translating into MKRRRGEHSEPGCLQAWAAENRALAGRWRAARCSGHGEVAAQEVRQQRDGFGELLLRMRGLPPALPTLPLELTILYNFLLFTVGASDSAVEGEAEGIRQGLLRVLEACGNCGQGLSTEELWQKVLQEVTVEELQAPLHRLGALQAARWMSASRLSSTTLLIRLLSHAEDLGRAHCSEGENELLSLLKAWQLPAEETSLPLIQRTEDLKEMLCTTAAFLQGLQELDAGNFSTALSLLQEAAEGFCTKKVLAQIYTCLGCCAQRMGKPQTALQHLKRALQVDFQCLPALFHAAAVYHELGETDVELQALALLYEALVKKTPAAASSSQCSLIQMELLVHTPVLASLLCHHYPSEVKYLLAQRCLQDGRVTDAVEHYLDLLALLQEGLQQQVPLAGSSGLPRIPEVFLEAASALEQAGRHQDVITMCEEVISRTADLIPRMLRLEDMMEQTECPSPEAGLSQKKESLRCLAWRAAGFLQQGWAWANLGENKEAITQFSRGLGDLLQVRLSGSGIEPTENLLPEVEVLQEIRLFALIGRGVQFLELGKHKEALLDFQHSLQISPGDPAAATYLVQALWKLNRKQEAATHWQKFSQSSSVQDGKGRPCPLYLVSCRKQVMFPQRESLARSVQDFLRTTGQGPAS